One window of Papaver somniferum cultivar HN1 chromosome 9, ASM357369v1, whole genome shotgun sequence genomic DNA carries:
- the LOC113312012 gene encoding NADH--cytochrome b5 reductase 1-like → MDLIEKHGIELVGVAVALVAVGAAYIILSSKKPKACLDPENFREFKCVKRTQLSHNVAKFKFALPTPTSVLGLPIGQHISCRGKDSLGEDVIKPYTPTTLDTDVGHFELVIKMYPQGRMSHHFREMRVGDYMAVKGPKGRFKYQPGQVRAFGMLAGGSGITPMFQVARAILENPIDKTNVHLIYANVTVDDILLKEELEGLTSKYPNRFKVYYVLNQPPEEWNGGVGFVSKEMIEAHCPAPASNIQILRCGPPPMNKAMAAHLESLGYTSEMQFQF, encoded by the exons ATGGATTTGATTGAGAAACATGGAATTGAGTTAGTAGGTGTAGCTGTAGCTCTCGTTGCTGTTGGAGCCGCTTACATTATACTCTCCTCCAAGAAACCAAAAG CTTGCTTAGATCCAGAGAACTTCAGGGAGTTCAAATGTGTTAAACGTACTCAACTTAGTCACAATGTTGCTAAGTTTAAATTTGCACTTCCTACACCTACTTCAGTGTTGGGTCTTCCTATTGGACAACATATTAGTTGCAG ggGAAAGGATAGCCTCGGCGAAGATGTTATCAAACCTTACACTCCAACTACCTTGGATACAGATGTTGGTCACTTTGAACTAGTTATAAAG ATGTACCCACAAGGAAGGATGTCCCACCATTTCAGGGAGATGCGTGTAGGTGATTACATGGCCGTTAAGGGACCCAAG GGACGTTTCAAGTATCAACCTGGCCAAGTTCGAGCTTTTGGGATGCTTGCTGGAGGATCTGGCATTACCCCAATGTTCCAG GTTGCTCGAGCCATATTGGAAAACCCAATTGATAAAACCAATGTACATCTCATTTATGCAAACGTAACCGTTGATGACATCCTTTTGAAG GAAGAACTGGAAGGCCTTACTAGTAAATACCCTAATCGCTTCAAGGTGTACTATGTTCTGAATCAG CCCCCTGAAGAATGGAACGGTGGTGTTGGATTTGTATCCAAGGAAATGATTGAGGCCCACTGCCCAGCTCCTGCTTCCAATATCCAG ATCTTGAGATGTGGCCCACCACCAATGAACAAAGCCATGGCTGCTCACCTCGAAAGTCTTGGGTACACATCAGAAATGCAATTCCAGTTCTGA